TTCTCAATTTCTGCAGTTCTTGAAAGAAATACTACTAAAGACGAGGGCTCTTCTCCAAACCCTTCTCTCCAATATCAAGACCAGTGGTCGGAAGAAGCGCAACTAGTGGAACTACTGtgattgctacattttttgcGTAGTTTGTAATGTATGATAGGCATAATTTANNNNNNNNNNNNNNNNNNNNNNNNNNNNNNNNNNNNNNNNNNNNNNNNNNNNNNNNNNNNNNNNNNNNNNNNNNNNNNNNNNNNNNNNNNNNNNNNNNNNNNNNNNNNNNNNNNNNNNNNNNNNNNNNNNNNNNNNNNNNNNNNNNNNNNNNNNNNNNNNNNNNNNNNNNNNNNNNNNNNNNNNNNNNNNNNNNNNNNNNNNNNNNNNNNNNNNNNNNNNNNNNNNNNNNNNNNNNNNNNNNNNNNNNNNNNNNNNNNNNNNNNNNNNNNNNNNNNNNNNNNNNNNNNNNNNNNNNNNNNNNNNNNNNNNNNNNNNNNNNNNNNNNNNNNNNNNNNNNNNNNNNNNNNNNNNNNNNNNNNNNNNNNNNNNNNNNNNNNNNNNNNNNNNNNNNNNNNNNNNNNNNNNNNNNNNNNNNNNNNNNNNNNNNNNNNNNNNNNNNNNNNNNNNNNNNNNNNNNNNNNNNNNNNNNNNNNNNNNNNNNNNNNNNNNNNNNNNNNNNAATGACAAGTTCCAGTTTCGAAAATTTGCTGACTCTATTTCCTTGCAACTCGAAACTACAACTCATTCATCAAATATTGCCATTGGCAGATTCTGAATTCATATTATATCTTTCTGTTAggccaatttaaaaatttaatttatactcgGATTTCATTATCACAAACTCTATgttagcaataaatatttaacattttcaaatcaatttgattaataaaatattattaattgtaaacaCAAGAGATAGACTTTACAACATTgtcttcatattattttaatactaatgcaaaaataatacaaacttAGCTGCTTAATGTACACCAGTAGCATAATATAGAagtttattatgtaatataagtagattattatttatttatttaatgcaggAAAGCCTAACCAAACTTACGCAACATTCCTACGAGATACATTGGAGtatttggattttaatttacaaaaacagtttaattatactataaatacattataattagACTTTATAACCTGAGGAGACATCGtggtaaaattattgaatattttattgtatataccAAGTGCGACttaaaggttaaataaaaatatgtttatgcgTTGAACATCagaacaaagtttttttatcaTCACTTAATAGGTCGAAATCATGTACAAATTATAAAGAAGTAATTACATctgatttaaacatttgtttaacgTCCTTCTAAAGGAGTTTTAAGACTACGACATCTTAAAAACCACTacttgaaaagttttaagtttaatttattttctaccaTTTGAGCTTGATTTCCTacttattaatatgattttaaaactttttcttttgaaccTAAATGTATCGTAGTCAGATTGACAAAGAAATAgccatttttttcagtttgtagATAACTCGctctataaatgattttaaaatgaactactTTCTGGTGACATTGTTTCTCCGATTCCTgataaacaactttaaattcTTACAGATAGTAAAAGATTACTATGATATACATCTTTTAAACGAgtttcagcatttttatttaaaaattagcaagtTCCTGATAAGCTGTAGAGCAGCATAATGATAGGAACTGTATTTAAGGTTAACAAGCAATTTCATTCTCTAAAACTTTAATATAGTGTTTGATGTTTCAAAGGTAGCCTTGTTTACGAAAAACTTTTGAGTAATTCAGCAATTTCTTTATGCTCAAATTTATCAGCATACCTTGAGGGAGTCCAATCAAATATGTCTCTTGCATCGGCACTGAATCCACTATCCAATAGAAGCTTCACGATATTCAGGTACCCATATGCTGCAGCTAAGTGAAGCACTGTTCTTCCGAATTTATCTCTAGCATTAGTAAATTAGAATTTCTAGAATTAGTATCTTTCTCTACGCATCGCTCTAATAGCTGTAATACTTTATTTCTGTCATTGTTTAAAACTGCAATGTGTACTTTACATTCATTTTCATACCTAAGAGCTCTCCAGCACAACAACGAATTCTGCAGATTATCACAGGCTgtgcagattatttttaatctcagattagtacaaaataatgagaaaaaaataattaagacttctttttaaaaaaaattaatttctaagcaattttatcaaaactagaaataatgaaattggGAGAATGTTGCACAGAACAAAAAAGTGAAGATTTTATATCTGTTAGTTGATTACAGACTGAATAAGATTTATTTCACCTGATTCTAGTGTCATTGTTCGCTCAATATAAGTTTAggttatataaagtttttacagcaataatctATGGTTGACTGAATTGGAGTCacagacaaatttggatttatgtAGATAGTGTTGAAGATTTACTCCATTGAGTTAAGTTCTGCTACTTTGCCAAATAACTTCTTGACTCTTCCCTGGATAAGTTTTCGGAGGGAATAGTTGGAATATGCTGGAGGAATGAGAAAATTACTTAAGCTATCAGGAGCTATGACGTAATCGAATGTTGCCGACTTTCgaaagctaaataaaattaaacaggtGTCAACAGGGCAAAATTAAAAGTGCCATGATTATACAGATTAGGTttgaaattaggaaaattttccTAGTACAgtgaattaaagtttttgttctTAGCAAATTATTGTCAAGGTTTTTCTAAACGCatcatttttgcataatttaaccTGATAATTCTCTGCATTCAGAGATTCAAAGAGTTAAAGGTTACTAGATTTTCTACCGATTCCTCTCTTAACTCAGATTTCCTAATTTATTTGTACCGTTAATGTTTTCACTTTGGGAAATTAGATACTCAACTACATCCTTACTCTTAGCTGAGAACAAAGGTGTTTCATCCCACGAGCCTTTAACTTCAATGTCTGCACCGCTTTTTATTAAGAGCTCAGCAATAGCCTTATTTACAGCATAATGAAGAGGAGTCTGTTTCTTATAATcgaatgcatttattaaatatttcttcctaTTTATGAGAGTATTTAGAACATTTAATAGCCCTTTTTCTGCTGCACTGTGAAACAAAGTTTTCGATGGGGCTTCAGCATTATAATTACACTATCTAgccattaatgaccggacacTGTGAAGCTCGGCGGTGGAGGAATTATGATGTGGTCCTGTTTCTCATGGTTTGGCCTTGGACCCTTGGTGTTAGTGCGTGGAACCCTGAATGCAGAAGGGTGTAGAGACATCCTGGACTATTCAGCACTTCCCACCCTGTGGCAACAGTTCGGTAATGACCCGTTTGTGTTTCAACACGATAACGCTGCCATTCATAAAGCACATGCTATCACGGACTGGTTTGATGAAAGGGGGGTGTAAGAGCTTGACTGGCCATCCCAAAGTCCCGATATCAATCCAATTGAGCATCTCTGGGATTAGTTGGAGCGCCGGTTGAGGGCCAGACCCACAACGCCCCAAAACCACCACTCAACTCTTCGCCATGTTACAGGTATCCAACAACTAGTGGATAGCCTTCCTAGAAGGGTTAAAGCTGTGATTCGGGCGCGTGGCAGCCCTACGCCCTACTGACTTGATACTAGCACCTCATGTATCTGAAATGAGGGGTGTCCGGTCATCAATAGCCAGATACTGTATCAAGTCGTTTCATTGCTTCATACATGTCATCAGGATTTGAGCCATGTTTTAGAAGCAAATCGACAATTTTCCAGTGACCCCTTTTGTCAGCATATCTTAGAGGCCTCCAACCAAGAAACTGGTCTTCAACCTCGACAGTAAAATTATGATCCAGTAAAGCCAATGTCATCTCAAAGTATCCATAAGCCGCAGTTAAGTGAATTGCTGTTCTTCCTACTGTATAGCATTAACAAAGTCTGTAGAATCTGACAATaattgtttaactttttcttcatCATTGTTTAAAACAGCAATATGCACCTCATTGTTATCTCCATCGCAAGCTACCATGTAATCGAAGAAAGTATTGGTTAGATCATGTCCTTTTCCATAAATAtgatcacaaaaatattttttttattttgtctcgTTCTACATTTTTGGATAAAAACAGTGCGGCAAAATATTCAGAGAAACtgtaatgaatgaaaattgGCTTTGAAATGGCAGTGTGACTAATGAAGCCAgagttttcttttccttcaacTACTTGttccttataaattttgatttctctcAACTCCCTTTCGTcaagaaattgaattaaatcattttcCCAGAAAAGTGTACTTAAAGCTAATAACGAATATTTCTTCATGAAAGAGGAGTAAAGTGTTTCATACTCTGAACCTGATTTCGTTAGATCCAATATCTGCTTTTCTGAAAGATGTCTTTTGTACTTGTTTTCTACAAAGGTTTCATATAGGCTCATtagatttaacttttttgaaaaaattgaatccTTTTGGGTTAGATGCGTAAGagagattttaaattcttcttgaAATAATTCTGCCAGCATTTTTGTTTGCAATGGTACTCCTGTTAACTCTCTATTCTTATCAGAAATAGGTTGCAACACACAGTCAAGTAATCTGCTGGCATAAGCCACAATTTTCTCTTTATAGGTTTTTCCCAGAATCAAATATCTTTCAATAAACATCACCTAATCTTTTCTAGATAGGGGCCTTAGGTTATACGATAGAACACTTAATATGTCttctaatttatgtttcatGTGTGGACGAGTAGTTATCCAGAGTTTCTCTACTTTTGAATGCTTCAAAGCTTTTAGCAGTTCAGCAATCTTTTCCTTGTATCTAGGAACAATCTCGTCAAATCCATCAAACAATAAAGCGATTTTACCTAAAGTATGCAGCCTctgcttaaatatttctttttccagtgATGTGTTCAGACCAGCTATGTCAACCATAAATTTAAGCATTCCTTCATTTTTATCACTAAATGTTGCATTAGCTAGTTTTTCCGTATaatcattcaaattaattcCTACAACCCACAAGGAactatcaagttttttttatcttaagtgcTAGTTTAGTCATTACTGTGGATTTACCTGCCCCAGATACTGCATTTATAATTGCAATATTTCCTGCTACTTCACCTTCAGAAACTTTGTCTCGGTCTATATACTCACGCAAACTTGATAGATTTCCGCGCGATTTCTGCCACATATATACTCTTTCTACTTCTTTCAACCAATGaatattatgattttcaaattcactgcacaatttattaaaactttcacCTGTTTCAGAAATAAGCACGATATCTTGATCTTGTTTCAGCTcagatgttttaattttatcattatatgtaatataaattccGAATTCCgtttcgatttcttttttaataaatgaatgatgATTAAAAGTTCGATCAATGTAGTAACTCTCAACATCACCTATATCAGAAAGTGCTTTACCAATCTCTATCGTGTCATTGCTGATGAGTTTAGACAACGTTCCCTCATCAACTAGAGGTTTTAATTCGTTTGTTATTAATGCACCTAATTGAACCTTTTCACTtcgaaaaatg
The Parasteatoda tepidariorum isolate YZ-2023 chromosome 9, CAS_Ptep_4.0, whole genome shotgun sequence genome window above contains:
- the LOC122271631 gene encoding serine/threonine-protein kinase TNNI3K-like; translation: MTLALLDHNFTVEVEDQFLGWRPLRYADKRGHWKIVDLLLKHGSNPDDMKKYLINAFDYKKQTPLHYAVNKAIAELLIKSGADIEVKGSWDETPLFSAKSKDVVEDKFGRTVLHLAAAYGYLNIVKLLLDSGFSADARDIFDWTPSRYADKFEHKEIAELLKSFS